The following are from one region of the Dreissena polymorpha isolate Duluth1 chromosome 2, UMN_Dpol_1.0, whole genome shotgun sequence genome:
- the LOC127866072 gene encoding LOW QUALITY PROTEIN: deoxyribonuclease-1-like (The sequence of the model RefSeq protein was modified relative to this genomic sequence to represent the inferred CDS: deleted 1 base in 1 codon), with protein sequence MMFQCTRLLGLLSLSIITHVAIGLRIGAFNIQVFGRSKMGKPEVVSVLVDILSRYDIVLVQEIRDNSGEVITELVAYLAASGNKFQFAVSSRLGRTSSKEQYAFLYRPEMGISLMDEYVFDDGNETLNTANVSMDLFEREPYVVMFKSTKTRLATFVLAGIHVSPSKAVEEINHLADVFADIRRKWTINDIMVLGDLNAGCSYVSQKDWDRIPLKHDPAYAWLLPDDTDTTVGGTHCAYDRFVMTGYNFRREYLNDSAIAFRFDDAYGLHHTFALEVSDHYPIELQLKDRVTSSGLTIVTLPSGYDIIFLMFSYTRMYMEI encoded by the exons ATGATGTTCCAATGCACGCGGTTACTGGGCCTTTTGAGTCTGAGTATCATCACCCATGTGGCAATCGGCCTGCGCATAGGTGCATTCAATATCCAAGTGTTCGGACGGTCGAAAATGGGAAAACCGGAGGTTGTGAGTGTTCTAGTGGACATATTATCGCGATATGACATCGTTTTAGTACAGGAGATACGCGACAATAGCGGCGAGGTCATAACAGAGCTAGTCGCTTATTTGGCGGCTTCCGGTAACAAGTTTCAATTCGCCGTCAGTTCGCGCCTGGGTCGCACGTCGAGCAAGGAGCAGTATGCGTTCTTGTACAGACCGGAAATGGGCATCAGTCTGATGGACGAGTATGTGTTCGACGACGGAAATGAAACGCTCAATACCGCGAACGTTTCGATGGATTTGTTTGAACGAGAGCCGTATGTCGTGATGTTCAAATCTACGAAGACGAGGTTGGCAACGTTCGTCTTAGCAGGAATACACGTCTCGCCAAGCAAAGCTGTGGAAGAAATCAATCATCTGGCGGACGTGTTTGCTGACATCAGACGCAAGTGGACCATAAACGACATCATGGTGCTAGGCGATCTGAACGCTGGCTGCTCATACGTTTCACAAAAGGACTGGGACCGCATTCCGCTGAAGCATGATCCTGCTTACGCATGGCTG CTTCCAGACGACACCGACACCACAGTAGGAGGCACCCATTGCGCTTATGATCGGTTTGTAATGACCGGATATAACTTCCGGCGAGAGTATCTAAACGACAGCGCTATAGCGTTCCGCTTTGATGACGCATACGGACTTCATCACACTTTTGCGTTAGAAGTGAGTGACCATTATCCAATAGAATTGCAGTTAAAGGACAGAGTGACCAGTTCCGGACTTACAATCGTTACACTACCCAGTGGTTATGACATTATTTTCCTAATGTTTTCATACACTCGTATGTACATGGAGATTTAG